Proteins from one Burkholderia oklahomensis C6786 genomic window:
- a CDS encoding H-NS family nucleoid-associated regulatory protein, which translates to MATYEELKAQLDALNKEAEAAKEREISAVLTEIREAVLRYEIRPEQIFPNWTRLRSPDKRRGPLPPKYRNPMTGETWTGRGRAPKWLTGMSRDDFLIDQPPR; encoded by the coding sequence GTGGCAACTTACGAGGAACTGAAAGCTCAACTCGATGCACTCAATAAGGAGGCCGAAGCAGCCAAAGAGCGCGAAATCTCTGCGGTGCTTACGGAGATTCGAGAGGCTGTCTTGAGGTACGAAATCCGGCCGGAGCAGATTTTTCCGAACTGGACGCGCTTACGCTCGCCGGACAAGCGACGTGGCCCGCTTCCCCCCAAATATCGGAATCCAATGACCGGGGAGACGTGGACCGGTCGAGGGCGAGCGCCGAAATGGCTGACCGGCATGTCGCGCGACGATTTCCTCATCGATCAACCTCCGCGATAG
- a CDS encoding type VI secretion system Vgr family protein, whose protein sequence is MTNLSDTLRGFASGAVDWNKRPVALHFGAAHAAIGHLLALQHASVQEGLMTGIRGRLTCVSTRHDLPPGVFLGIPVSIRLVTDRGQLHLVNAIISDVQIGQSDGELCVYQLTVCDVLSLMDKRTNSRVFRKRNVVEILTTLFNEWQQRSPALARAFEFDLSSLRADRYPLRELTRQVNESDAHFVRRLLRREGITVFAKAGPARRAQNIHDETPVHTLVCCDDPMSLPTAPAGTVRLHPRDAGTEQRDTVTLFALRRQLVPGKAGRPSWDYKKARIDESTVGSSLDQGESGNDLARLLTDVAIDIPHAGDSWSDHERLTHARMLAHEFEAERYDGVSSVRDLAVGAWITLTGDPDWDVQLADKRQFVITSIDHDLWNNLPKGLNERVQALFAASRNLAQAAAALPGALAKDADTRYENTFTCVRRGVPLAPAYDPRTDLPSVHLLTGTIVGAEGEEVFCDEDGRVRVRIHGLDPADHAHAQGAGTNDNAGDSAPIRVATSLAGTNFGASFLPRVGMEVLLGCLSGDPDRLVIIGVLGNGANPPATFSHTGRLPGNRYLSGIKTKEIKGQRYNQLRLDDTPNQISAQLASEHAHSQLNLGYLTQPRDNGHGKDRGEGAELRTDAAAALRAAQGILLTTYARTQASGGQLDRDELIRLLGECAELFKALGDYAGQHGGQAADTAGQQAVAATFKNWAPGTGAGAADSGTADATGEQALMAFGAQAGSVNVTPKTHVTYAGENIDQVAQQHLQLMSGQRFNATAGQGMQLFARGTGVQAVAGEGPVLLQAQSGTLTANAQKGVKITTNESEVLVSAPKIRLVAEDGSYIEIGNGVTLGTDGDIKLLSASHQWGGPSTAQATKTAFNNQPTDQRFKLHYPGEDGDLPAANKPFRITLDDGRVIEGKTDASGLTDLVKDDAMRIAKIDYLKPKL, encoded by the coding sequence GTGACCAATTTGAGCGATACGCTACGCGGTTTCGCGTCGGGGGCGGTCGACTGGAATAAACGTCCAGTCGCGTTGCACTTCGGCGCCGCGCATGCCGCGATCGGCCATCTCCTGGCGCTGCAGCACGCGAGCGTTCAGGAAGGACTGATGACCGGGATACGGGGGCGTTTGACCTGCGTGTCGACCCGCCACGACCTGCCGCCCGGCGTGTTCCTCGGCATTCCGGTTTCGATCCGGCTCGTGACCGACCGCGGACAGCTGCACTTGGTGAACGCGATCATCAGCGACGTCCAGATCGGACAAAGCGACGGCGAACTCTGCGTGTACCAGCTGACCGTGTGCGACGTACTGTCGTTGATGGACAAGCGCACCAATTCGCGGGTGTTTCGAAAGCGGAACGTCGTCGAAATTCTCACCACGCTGTTCAACGAATGGCAGCAACGCAGCCCGGCCCTCGCGCGCGCGTTCGAATTCGATCTATCCAGCCTTCGCGCCGACCGCTATCCACTTCGCGAACTGACCCGCCAGGTCAATGAATCGGACGCGCACTTCGTGCGTCGCCTGTTGCGCCGCGAAGGGATCACCGTATTCGCGAAGGCCGGCCCGGCCAGGCGCGCGCAGAACATTCACGACGAAACGCCGGTGCATACGCTCGTATGCTGTGACGATCCGATGTCGCTGCCAACGGCGCCGGCGGGCACGGTTCGGCTGCATCCGCGCGACGCCGGCACCGAACAGCGCGACACGGTGACGCTGTTCGCGCTGCGCCGGCAGTTGGTTCCGGGCAAGGCTGGCCGGCCGTCATGGGATTACAAGAAGGCGCGGATCGACGAATCGACCGTCGGCTCGAGTCTCGATCAGGGCGAGTCGGGCAACGACCTGGCCAGGTTGCTGACCGACGTCGCGATCGACATCCCGCACGCGGGCGATTCGTGGAGCGATCACGAGCGGCTCACGCACGCGCGCATGCTCGCGCACGAGTTCGAAGCCGAACGCTACGACGGCGTCAGCAGTGTGCGGGATCTCGCCGTGGGCGCGTGGATCACGCTGACGGGCGACCCGGACTGGGACGTGCAACTTGCCGACAAGCGCCAGTTCGTGATCACGTCGATCGACCACGATCTTTGGAACAACCTGCCCAAAGGACTCAACGAACGCGTACAGGCGCTGTTCGCGGCGAGTCGCAATCTCGCGCAGGCAGCCGCTGCATTGCCGGGCGCGCTCGCGAAGGATGCGGATACGCGTTACGAGAACACGTTCACCTGCGTGCGCCGCGGCGTGCCGCTCGCGCCCGCGTACGACCCGCGGACCGACTTGCCGTCCGTGCATCTGCTGACGGGCACGATCGTCGGCGCAGAGGGTGAGGAAGTGTTCTGCGACGAGGACGGCCGGGTGCGCGTGCGGATTCACGGCCTCGATCCGGCGGATCACGCGCACGCGCAGGGCGCGGGCACCAACGACAATGCGGGCGACAGCGCGCCGATTCGCGTCGCGACGAGTCTAGCCGGGACCAACTTCGGCGCATCGTTCCTGCCGCGCGTCGGCATGGAAGTTCTGTTGGGTTGCCTTTCGGGCGATCCGGACCGGTTGGTGATCATCGGGGTGCTGGGCAACGGCGCGAATCCGCCGGCGACGTTCAGCCACACGGGGAGGCTGCCCGGCAACCGCTATCTATCGGGCATCAAGACGAAGGAAATCAAGGGGCAGCGGTACAACCAGTTGCGTCTCGACGACACGCCCAATCAGATCAGCGCGCAGCTCGCGAGCGAACACGCGCATTCGCAGTTGAACCTTGGCTACCTGACTCAGCCGCGCGACAACGGCCACGGAAAAGATCGCGGAGAAGGCGCCGAGCTGCGCACCGACGCGGCGGCGGCGCTGCGGGCGGCGCAAGGCATCTTGCTGACGACCTACGCGCGCACCCAGGCGAGTGGCGGGCAACTCGATCGTGACGAACTGATTCGATTGCTCGGCGAATGCGCGGAGCTGTTCAAGGCGTTGGGCGACTACGCGGGGCAGCACGGCGGGCAGGCGGCGGATACGGCCGGCCAGCAGGCCGTTGCCGCGACCTTCAAGAACTGGGCGCCGGGAACGGGCGCGGGAGCGGCCGACTCCGGCACGGCGGACGCCACCGGCGAACAGGCGCTGATGGCGTTCGGCGCCCAGGCTGGGTCGGTAAATGTCACGCCGAAGACGCATGTCACGTACGCGGGCGAGAACATCGACCAGGTCGCGCAGCAGCACCTGCAACTGATGAGCGGCCAGCGGTTCAACGCGACGGCGGGACAGGGGATGCAGCTGTTCGCTCGCGGCACGGGCGTGCAGGCGGTGGCGGGCGAAGGACCCGTGCTGCTGCAGGCGCAATCCGGCACGTTGACGGCGAATGCCCAGAAGGGCGTCAAGATCACGACGAACGAGAGCGAAGTGTTGGTGAGCGCGCCGAAGATCCGGCTCGTCGCGGAGGACGGCAGCTACATCGAGATCGGCAACGGCGTCACGTTGGGCACGGACGGTGACATCAAGCTGCTGTCGGCGTCGCATCAGTGGGGCGGGCCGTCGACCGCGCAAGCGACGAAGACCGCGTTCAACAATCAGCCGACGGATCAGCGTTTCAAGCTGCACTACCCGGGCGAGGACGGCGATTTGCCGGCGGCGAACAAGCCATTTCGGATCACGCTGGACGACGGGCGCGTCATCGAGGGCAAGACCGATGCGAGCGGCCTGACGGATCTGGTCAAGGACGACGCGATGCGTATCGCGAAGATCGACTATCTGAAGCCGAAGCTTTGA
- a CDS encoding DUF3274 domain-containing protein, with the protein MNGINDQCFTAAHGAGVTMANRPGDRPVPIPRDLPGVVIFIHGVNDPGAAFFTVERGLCQGLNERLSRSDLRPGEYGRKYASALAAKAKGDSVRYAEVLSDPDMYLHQRVEASSTHSMFLPFYWGYRAADNEIAKINSPGEVKSRVADSDGNLLTRGQYQDIHANRLDAHFGKGGGFFANATNNIPQMYSRGFEPDKLERTVMQNALAGNTIFAGKSPDRRYFVLAAARLANLIKTIRTIQPSALALEHGMDPQHETITVMGHSQGTIITLLAQAMLKQQGQRCVDCIIMVDTPYSLQFTKDGSHQTGHAKLKTLVDIVNAVTSEPHTIPDLAKLMIDSAHSCGRAGQNWSKTQGTRLDKSGKNWITFDERDNRGKVYLYFCPEDTVVGLDKVRGIGTFGVPDEVPADGAAAKLGKTMHAMTVLEPKRFFQRMWTRLERDQDGKGKRSKVAVGTPPARMPVRDQVQRLTPGPDTDGTMLGTLVESGKNMALQASFKRNDIRLINGEQLKPPHEPDLYGGEVQKGGQVPGHADVAGLMRPDDVTKNVALGNQYAKFKWKDVATTDDPGASIEPHKLAFNRGRPVDEQSHNWRIVPSQSLGSILSAAATGGRYQTYVIQREETPDEVRKRMGADADQLEANNYHSGVLLSSENHRWVTAMDVAIGQAVTLDDPDWRQLLLLMADWKMTPSAQKKITNCKSFARLDDHTQGFIDACAKYYQKGLFPSEKFVSLALPPLITSELKPEQKT; encoded by the coding sequence ATGAACGGTATCAACGATCAGTGCTTCACCGCCGCCCATGGGGCGGGCGTCACGATGGCGAATCGGCCGGGCGATCGGCCCGTGCCGATTCCGCGTGATCTGCCGGGCGTGGTGATCTTCATACACGGCGTCAACGATCCCGGTGCGGCTTTTTTCACCGTGGAGCGCGGGCTGTGCCAGGGGCTCAACGAGCGATTGTCGCGAAGCGATCTGCGGCCGGGGGAGTATGGCCGGAAGTATGCGAGTGCGCTCGCTGCGAAGGCCAAGGGCGATAGCGTTCGGTACGCGGAAGTATTGAGTGATCCCGATATGTATCTCCATCAACGCGTGGAAGCCAGTAGCACGCACAGCATGTTCCTGCCGTTCTACTGGGGCTATCGCGCGGCGGACAACGAGATCGCGAAGATCAACAGTCCGGGCGAGGTCAAGAGCCGCGTCGCGGACAGCGACGGCAACCTGCTGACGCGCGGCCAGTATCAGGACATCCACGCGAACCGGCTCGACGCCCATTTCGGCAAGGGCGGCGGGTTTTTCGCCAACGCGACGAACAATATCCCTCAGATGTACAGCCGCGGATTCGAACCGGACAAGCTGGAGCGCACGGTCATGCAAAACGCGCTTGCCGGCAATACGATTTTCGCCGGCAAGTCGCCCGATCGCCGCTACTTCGTGCTGGCCGCCGCTCGCCTGGCGAACCTCATCAAGACCATTCGGACCATCCAGCCGTCCGCGCTCGCGCTGGAACACGGAATGGATCCTCAGCACGAAACGATCACCGTGATGGGGCACAGCCAGGGCACGATCATCACGCTGCTCGCGCAGGCGATGCTCAAGCAGCAAGGTCAACGCTGCGTCGATTGCATCATCATGGTCGACACGCCGTACAGCCTTCAGTTCACCAAGGACGGTAGCCATCAAACCGGGCACGCGAAGCTCAAGACGCTGGTCGACATCGTCAACGCGGTGACAAGCGAGCCGCATACGATTCCGGACCTGGCCAAGCTGATGATCGACTCGGCTCACTCATGCGGGCGCGCCGGACAGAACTGGAGCAAGACGCAAGGAACGCGGCTGGACAAGAGCGGCAAGAACTGGATCACGTTCGACGAGCGCGACAATCGCGGCAAGGTCTATCTCTACTTCTGCCCGGAAGACACCGTGGTGGGCCTCGACAAGGTACGCGGGATCGGCACGTTCGGCGTGCCCGACGAGGTTCCGGCCGATGGTGCGGCAGCCAAGCTTGGCAAAACGATGCACGCGATGACGGTGCTCGAACCAAAGCGCTTTTTTCAGCGCATGTGGACGCGGCTGGAGCGCGACCAGGACGGCAAGGGGAAGCGCTCGAAGGTCGCCGTCGGCACGCCGCCCGCGCGCATGCCGGTTCGGGATCAGGTTCAGCGATTGACACCGGGGCCCGACACGGACGGCACGATGCTCGGCACATTGGTCGAATCCGGCAAGAACATGGCGCTGCAGGCATCGTTCAAGCGCAACGACATTCGCCTCATCAACGGCGAGCAACTGAAGCCGCCGCACGAGCCCGACCTGTACGGCGGTGAGGTTCAGAAAGGCGGGCAGGTGCCCGGGCACGCCGATGTCGCCGGATTGATGCGTCCCGACGACGTGACGAAAAACGTCGCGCTCGGCAATCAGTACGCGAAGTTCAAATGGAAAGACGTCGCGACGACGGACGATCCGGGCGCCAGCATCGAGCCGCACAAGCTGGCGTTCAATCGCGGCCGTCCGGTCGACGAGCAATCGCACAACTGGCGCATCGTGCCGAGTCAGTCGCTCGGTTCGATTCTGTCGGCGGCCGCCACGGGCGGACGGTATCAGACGTACGTGATCCAACGCGAGGAGACCCCGGACGAGGTTCGCAAGCGCATGGGTGCCGATGCCGATCAACTGGAAGCGAACAACTATCATTCGGGCGTTCTGCTCAGTTCGGAGAATCATCGCTGGGTCACGGCGATGGACGTGGCGATCGGCCAGGCGGTGACGCTGGATGATCCGGACTGGCGGCAGTTGTTGCTTTTGATGGCGGATTGGAAGATGACGCCGAGCGCACAGAAGAAGATCACGAACTGCAAGAGCTTTGCCCGTTTAGACGATCATACACAGGGCTTTATTGATGCATGCGCGAAGTACTATCAGAAGGGCCTATTCCCGTCTGAGAAGTTTGTTTCGCTCGCCCTGCCGCCGCTGATCACAAGTGAACTGAAGCCTGAACAGAAAACGTGA
- a CDS encoding type VI lipase adapter Tla3 domain-containing protein: MKPRIWPYALGFILIALGWTIIVMARHYHYWQATGQEMPGMVSSIRNGVLVALGGVVAAFTASYFWLHSGSAEPAPAATTAPTKSAMDPSGNNGLPALLAQSGGKFVLEVRGLGLVTGKETNEEIWKAIEAKADNHSTYMSQDSADYPANEDERMTEVGLSTRISFKYGARHSVEYWPVPVFIWEPPKASHVSRPANELSGIRQEASLGVTLLLWQEDANTNDGSTIIEKLFAFFDAHPDIPEAVIVTFDGAATRDLNQTPGYVDTFKQSNIPTMPDSMVTLLVSRSDRVDRLIRPYAVEQTENVDKNTTEYDITKLWNFFWEKNNGEGPGSFEAYYQEQQKAAGIQPRAFLGFMSAQWWQTKLPDFWKTISNKGPGEFKPTPYIPVRWTTWQVKQFDNAPLLGYLHRPIDVKLADAHGKPLKTAQQAEALKAGWQQAIDTLPTGETPKRVFYDTTGDRTWVVPINQALAQSGPSAPSLDDVKEGYDIGRRIGNTGISSPLVQIGLGLIAGYNEGGASATINRRPNGTATIVMVSPPTHKQSDVNPFR; the protein is encoded by the coding sequence ATGAAACCTCGTATCTGGCCGTACGCACTTGGGTTTATCTTGATCGCGCTGGGTTGGACAATCATCGTGATGGCGCGGCATTATCACTATTGGCAAGCAACGGGACAGGAGATGCCTGGCATGGTGAGTAGCATTCGGAACGGTGTATTGGTTGCGCTGGGGGGCGTCGTGGCGGCCTTCACTGCGAGCTACTTCTGGTTGCATAGTGGCTCCGCTGAACCCGCACCGGCGGCCACGACTGCGCCGACGAAATCGGCTATGGATCCATCCGGGAACAACGGTTTACCGGCATTGCTAGCTCAGTCAGGCGGAAAATTCGTATTGGAAGTGCGTGGCCTAGGGCTTGTGACGGGAAAGGAGACGAATGAAGAGATCTGGAAAGCCATCGAGGCCAAGGCAGACAACCATTCGACATACATGTCGCAGGATTCCGCTGACTATCCCGCCAACGAAGATGAACGGATGACCGAGGTAGGGTTGTCGACGCGGATCAGCTTCAAATACGGGGCGCGCCACTCCGTTGAATATTGGCCGGTCCCGGTCTTCATCTGGGAGCCGCCGAAAGCATCACACGTTAGTCGGCCAGCCAATGAGCTCTCCGGTATTCGTCAGGAGGCTAGCCTGGGCGTCACGCTCTTGCTGTGGCAAGAAGACGCGAACACAAACGATGGTTCTACCATCATCGAGAAGTTGTTTGCGTTCTTCGACGCGCATCCGGACATACCCGAAGCGGTCATCGTCACTTTTGACGGGGCCGCGACTCGCGATCTCAATCAGACACCAGGCTACGTGGATACCTTCAAGCAATCGAACATTCCGACGATGCCGGATAGCATGGTCACGCTGCTCGTGTCCCGCTCGGATCGCGTCGACCGTCTGATTCGTCCGTACGCCGTCGAGCAGACGGAAAACGTCGACAAGAACACGACCGAATACGACATTACCAAACTGTGGAATTTCTTCTGGGAGAAGAACAACGGGGAAGGACCGGGCAGCTTTGAAGCGTACTATCAAGAGCAGCAGAAGGCGGCGGGCATTCAGCCGCGCGCTTTTCTCGGTTTCATGTCAGCTCAATGGTGGCAAACCAAACTCCCCGATTTCTGGAAAACGATCAGCAACAAAGGGCCGGGCGAGTTCAAACCGACGCCGTACATCCCGGTGCGCTGGACGACATGGCAGGTGAAGCAATTCGACAACGCGCCGCTGCTCGGCTACCTGCATCGGCCCATCGACGTGAAACTCGCCGATGCGCACGGCAAGCCGCTCAAGACCGCGCAGCAAGCGGAAGCGCTCAAGGCGGGGTGGCAGCAGGCCATCGATACGCTGCCGACCGGGGAAACGCCGAAGCGGGTCTTCTATGACACGACGGGCGATCGCACCTGGGTCGTGCCGATCAACCAGGCGCTCGCGCAAAGCGGCCCGTCCGCGCCGAGTCTCGATGACGTGAAGGAAGGCTACGACATCGGCCGCCGGATCGGGAACACGGGCATCAGCTCGCCGTTGGTCCAAATCGGACTCGGTCTGATTGCCGGCTACAACGAAGGCGGAGCCAGCGCCACGATCAATCGGCGGCCGAACGGCACGGCGACGATCGTGATGGTGAGCCCGCCGACGCACAAGCAATCGGATGTGAATCCTTTCCGATAA
- a CDS encoding PAAR domain-containing protein — MRGVIRIGDSTSHGGRVETGRENSTVMGRAVACAGDRCTCPMAGHDRCVIAEGDEDVRIDGRAVAFDGHKTSCGATLISSISQSGRT; from the coding sequence ATGCGCGGCGTGATTCGCATTGGTGACTCGACTTCGCACGGCGGCCGTGTCGAAACCGGCCGCGAAAATTCGACCGTAATGGGGCGGGCAGTGGCCTGTGCCGGCGACCGCTGCACGTGCCCAATGGCCGGCCACGATCGCTGCGTGATTGCGGAGGGGGACGAGGACGTTCGCATCGATGGCCGCGCGGTTGCGTTCGACGGCCACAAGACCTCTTGCGGGGCCACGCTGATCTCGTCGATTTCGCAGTCGGGACGCACGTGA
- a CDS encoding IS5 family transposase (programmed frameshift), giving the protein MEISKAQFKQIEHCLPRQRGNVSLSNLQVLNAILYVAEHGCKWRGLPSRFGRWHTIYTRMNRWSRNGVLDRVFTELQRAQIIRIRIEAVSLDSTIVKVHPDGTGAFKKNGPQATGKSRGGWTTKIHMVAADARTAITFALSPGQAGDAPQGRALLESLGPPNRPLHLLMDKAYEGNETRQLALDLGFIPVIPPLRTRVEPWEYDREMYKRRNEVERLFRRLKSFRRIFSRFDKLDLIFIAFINFALIVEVLR; this is encoded by the exons ATGGAAATCTCCAAAGCCCAATTCAAACAGATAGAGCATTGCCTGCCACGTCAGCGGGGCAATGTGAGCCTGTCAAACTTGCAAGTGCTCAACGCGATCCTCTATGTCGCCGAGCACGGGTGCAAATGGCGTGGCCTGCCCTCGCGGTTTGGCCGTTGGCACACCATCTATACACGCATGAATCGCTGGTCCCGCAACGGCGTGCTCGACCGTGTGTTCACGGAGTTGCAGCGCGCGCAGATTATTCGCATCCGGATCGAAGCGGTATCGCTGGATAGCACGATCGTCAAAGTTCATCCTGATGGGACCGGCGCGT TTAAAAAAAATGGACCACAGGCCACCGGTAAATCTCGCGGAGGATGGACAACCAAGATTCATATGGTTGCCGCGGATGCTCGAACAGCCATAACGTTCGCGCTGTCGCCCGGCCAAGCCGGCGATGCTCCCCAGGGGCGCGCACTGCTTGAAAGTCTGGGGCCACCGAACCGACCGCTGCACCTCCTGATGGACAAGGCGTACGAAGGCAACGAAACCCGGCAACTCGCACTCGACCTCGGCTTCATCCCAGTTATTCCTCCGTTGCGTACACGTGTTGAGCCTTGGGAGTACGATCGCGAAATGTACAAGCGTCGAAACGAAGTCGAACGGCTGTTCCGACGCCTGAAGAGCTTTCGGCGCATCTTCTCGCGCTTTGACAAACTCGATCTGATATTCATTGCCTTTATCAACTTCGCCTTGATCGTCGAAGTTCTTCGATAG